A genomic region of Ignavibacteria bacterium contains the following coding sequences:
- a CDS encoding PAS domain-containing sensor histidine kinase, producing the protein MEQKITVFTEENHKNSGIIADSVVFWTFSVPDQKLLFVSSNIEKWTGYKSEDFYLNPKLWLNLIQNYETTTPSRKISGDQIVFESLYSINSKNYGEVKVQEILIPILNENEELIQIQAYLKMRKSQENLIEIKDEIFIPYFEAEYSNSQLKILKASRQFFDLTELRLQNSNQSSEAFQKFLKLLLDKVFDLKINNYSRFEYELNNDDGARIYLFDLNLIEKDNEKIKFTGAGIDITELKLNELRLQKLNNDKNKLLTIVSHDLKAPFNTILNFINLINDGVEIDEEQKKEYLKYIYDSAKQQIELIHDLLDWSKVEAGLLEFSPKCLKLQSILSNVISGFSGQIYQKGIQVILDFDKETKVFFDKNYLKIVLSNIISNAVKFSHRNGKIIISAKEEKNFTTIQIEDFGIGFSERYLRQLTGNRNFDIQIGTMGEKGTGFGLRFCYDIIQSNHGKLMIETESQKGTKVIIKLRKPAAKVVYFDDETKLLEIKNQITKFQPEIYFYLCKDLFDLLNFVRDNSPEFIILNFDLIKSFQKSFIEKILIEINKTSKLIVLSSELNENEELNFEFRIDAVIDRSRSRSFILQFLKLLSQQIQNGKEIKDIKIKHLSL; encoded by the coding sequence ATGGAACAAAAAATTACTGTTTTTACTGAAGAAAACCACAAAAATTCGGGAATTATTGCGGATTCTGTTGTATTTTGGACGTTCTCAGTTCCCGATCAAAAGCTGCTTTTTGTCTCTTCAAATATTGAGAAGTGGACAGGTTATAAATCAGAAGATTTCTATCTCAATCCGAAACTTTGGCTCAACTTGATACAAAATTATGAGACTACAACTCCATCAAGAAAAATTTCGGGTGATCAAATTGTTTTTGAGTCTCTTTATTCGATTAATTCAAAAAATTATGGAGAAGTAAAAGTCCAGGAAATATTAATTCCAATCTTAAATGAAAATGAAGAATTAATTCAAATCCAAGCATATTTAAAAATGAGAAAATCACAAGAAAACTTAATCGAAATAAAAGACGAAATTTTTATTCCCTACTTCGAAGCAGAATATTCAAATTCTCAATTAAAAATTTTGAAAGCCTCCAGACAATTTTTTGATTTAACGGAGCTCAGACTTCAGAATTCAAATCAATCAAGTGAAGCTTTTCAAAAATTTTTAAAACTACTTTTAGATAAAGTTTTTGACTTAAAGATTAACAATTATTCGAGATTCGAATATGAGCTAAATAATGATGATGGTGCAAGAATTTATCTTTTTGACTTAAATCTTATTGAAAAAGATAATGAGAAAATAAAATTTACTGGCGCAGGGATTGACATAACAGAATTAAAATTAAACGAGCTACGATTACAAAAACTAAATAACGATAAAAACAAACTATTAACTATAGTCTCACACGATCTGAAGGCACCATTTAATACAATTCTAAACTTCATCAATTTAATTAATGATGGCGTTGAAATTGACGAAGAGCAAAAGAAAGAATATTTAAAATACATTTATGATTCTGCTAAACAGCAAATAGAATTAATTCACGATCTTTTAGATTGGTCAAAAGTCGAAGCAGGATTACTCGAATTTTCTCCTAAGTGTTTAAAACTTCAATCAATTTTGAGCAACGTCATTTCAGGTTTTAGCGGGCAGATTTATCAGAAAGGAATTCAAGTTATCTTAGATTTTGATAAAGAAACAAAAGTTTTCTTTGATAAGAATTATCTGAAAATTGTTTTATCAAACATTATTTCAAATGCTGTTAAGTTCTCTCATAGAAATGGTAAAATAATAATCTCCGCTAAAGAGGAGAAGAATTTTACAACCATTCAAATAGAGGATTTCGGAATTGGTTTTTCAGAAAGATACTTAAGGCAGCTTACCGGCAATAGAAACTTTGACATTCAAATTGGAACAATGGGAGAAAAAGGAACTGGTTTCGGTTTGAGATTTTGTTATGATATAATTCAATCCAATCACGGTAAATTGATGATTGAAACTGAAAGTCAAAAGGGGACAAAAGTAATCATTAAACTTAGAAAACCTGCTGCTAAGGTAGTCTACTTTGATGATGAGACAAAATTATTAGAGATAAAAAATCAAATAACAAAGTTTCAACCTGAAATTTATTTTTATCTCTGTAAGGATTTATTTGATCTATTAAATTTCGTACGGGATAATTCACCTGAATTTATAATTCTTAATTTTGATTTGATTAAATCCTTCCAGAAATCCTTTATTGAAAAAATCCTTATCGAAATAAATAAAACAAGCAAATTAATCGTTCTTAGTTCTGAATTAAATGAAAACGAAGAATTAAATTTTGAGTTCAGAATTGACGCGGTAATTGATAGAAGCAGATCGAGATCATTCATATTACAATTCCTCAAATTACTGAGCCAGCAAATTCAAAATGGTAAGGAAATAAAAGATATCAAGATTAAACACTTATCATTATGA
- a CDS encoding glycosyltransferase produces MDLITKIVFCILFIPFSVILFYEIILFALALFLDEKSSQSERKRKFLILIPAYREGEILIYSLDALEKIIYPKHLFDVVLINDQCDDRVISKLRNKIKVLDVLLSSHSKAESLKEAIELANGYNFVVILDADNIVHPDFLIELNNSITKSTKVIQGLRLPKNLNSTFEKIDAITDYVYNQLDRLIPSKLGLSGTLSGSGFAIETNLFRDLIPLIQTKGGFDKILQSELLLRKIPVEICSKAIIYDEKIGSSKSYLKQRTRWLYYHFYNSIKYGLKLLVKGILNFKFDQIHIGLISLRPPLNFIYFISLILIIIGYWICLLCSIILFILLLIFTLVLSKILKENKVLSVKLILSLPLIFINQIFSVIKFREAKTDSLKTEHHKSRSIEEILQSQKSKRRDE; encoded by the coding sequence ATGGATTTAATTACTAAAATCGTTTTCTGTATTCTTTTCATTCCTTTCTCTGTGATTTTATTTTATGAAATTATTCTATTTGCCTTAGCTTTATTCTTAGATGAGAAATCATCTCAATCTGAGAGGAAAAGAAAATTTTTAATTTTAATCCCAGCTTATCGAGAAGGGGAAATTTTAATTTATTCTTTAGATGCACTTGAAAAAATTATTTATCCCAAACATCTTTTCGATGTTGTACTGATAAATGATCAATGTGACGATAGAGTTATTTCGAAATTGAGAAATAAAATTAAAGTTCTTGATGTTTTATTATCATCTCATTCAAAAGCTGAATCACTTAAAGAAGCAATTGAACTTGCAAATGGTTATAATTTTGTTGTAATTCTTGACGCAGATAATATTGTTCATCCTGACTTCTTAATTGAACTGAATAACTCAATAACGAAAAGCACAAAAGTCATTCAAGGTTTGCGATTACCGAAAAACCTGAATTCGACTTTTGAAAAGATCGATGCAATAACAGACTATGTTTACAATCAACTTGATCGCCTGATTCCTTCAAAGTTAGGCTTATCAGGAACTTTAAGCGGTTCCGGTTTTGCAATTGAAACTAATCTATTTCGTGACTTAATACCATTGATTCAAACCAAAGGTGGATTTGATAAAATTCTTCAGTCGGAACTTTTACTTAGAAAAATTCCAGTTGAGATTTGCAGTAAAGCTATTATATATGATGAGAAGATAGGTTCATCAAAAAGTTATTTAAAACAAAGAACCCGCTGGCTTTATTATCATTTCTATAATTCAATAAAATATGGCTTAAAATTGTTGGTTAAAGGGATTTTGAATTTCAAATTCGATCAAATTCATATTGGATTAATAAGCCTCAGACCGCCATTGAATTTCATCTATTTCATATCTCTGATTTTAATAATTATTGGTTACTGGATTTGTTTACTTTGTTCAATTATCCTTTTTATTCTTTTGCTGATTTTTACACTAGTCCTTTCAAAAATATTGAAAGAAAACAAAGTCTTATCAGTCAAATTAATTTTATCACTTCCATTAATATTTATTAACCAGATTTTTTCTGTGATTAAATTTCGAGAAGCAAAAACTGATTCATTAAAAACAGAGCATCACAAATCAAGGTCCATTGAAGAAATCTTACAAAGTCAAAAGTCAAAAAGGAGAGATGAGTAG
- a CDS encoding glycosyltransferase, producing MSSYNILYIIRQAEFGGGETHLKYIFDSISRVQFKPVLVSLSSGFLSEYVQSIGIKFYLLSKKRKDFLSNILRIIKIIRTEKINLIHAHGTKGAALALLPSILTGKKLIYTVHSWSFHSEMNSIKNFLRKLIERIICAFAHKVILVSQSDFEKGDFVNPSKKLLIKNGVDTFEFYPDKNYKLRSELGFSDNDFVIGYFARLTHQKNPFFVIDLIQTLNKNDSDSGKSYKLLIIGDGDLKEKIIDEIEKRNLNSVVKILEPSFEIKKYLHAIDCYVLPSFWEGMPYGVLEAMSCEIPVVVSNIQVMNEIIENGVNGFCENLNVENFARRIIELSRDDKLRSKIGANARRTIEKNFNIDLQIQELYKIYEKLKINDRN from the coding sequence ATGAGTAGTTACAATATTTTATACATAATTAGACAGGCTGAATTTGGTGGCGGAGAAACTCACTTGAAGTATATTTTTGATTCAATTAGTAGGGTTCAATTCAAACCTGTTCTGGTTAGTTTAAGCTCGGGTTTTCTTAGTGAATATGTTCAATCAATAGGAATTAAGTTCTATCTTTTATCAAAAAAGAGAAAAGATTTTCTTTCAAATATTTTAAGAATCATAAAAATTATTCGAACTGAAAAAATAAATTTAATTCATGCTCACGGAACTAAAGGCGCCGCTCTGGCTTTACTTCCCTCTATACTTACTGGGAAAAAATTAATTTATACCGTACACTCCTGGTCTTTTCATTCTGAAATGAATTCGATTAAAAATTTTTTGCGAAAGTTGATCGAAAGAATTATTTGTGCTTTTGCTCATAAAGTAATTTTGGTTTCCCAGAGTGACTTTGAAAAAGGGGACTTTGTAAATCCATCTAAAAAGCTGTTAATTAAAAATGGAGTGGATACTTTCGAATTTTATCCAGATAAAAATTATAAACTTCGTTCAGAACTTGGTTTTAGCGATAATGATTTTGTCATTGGTTACTTTGCTCGACTCACACATCAGAAGAACCCGTTTTTTGTGATTGACTTAATTCAAACACTAAATAAGAATGATTCTGATAGTGGAAAATCATATAAGCTTTTAATAATCGGTGATGGGGACTTAAAAGAAAAAATCATAGACGAAATAGAAAAAAGAAATTTGAACAGCGTTGTAAAAATTTTAGAACCTTCTTTTGAAATTAAAAAATATTTACATGCAATTGATTGTTATGTTCTACCATCTTTCTGGGAGGGAATGCCTTATGGCGTTTTAGAGGCAATGTCTTGCGAAATTCCAGTTGTTGTTTCGAATATTCAAGTTATGAATGAAATTATCGAAAATGGAGTAAATGGCTTTTGTGAAAATTTAAATGTTGAAAACTTTGCAAGAAGAATAATTGAACTTTCAAGAGACGATAAGCTTCGTTCGAAAATTGGTGCTAATGCCAGAAGAACAATTGAAAAAAATTTTAATATTGATTTACAGATTCAAGAGCTTTACAAAATTTATGAGAAATTGAAGATCAATGACCGAAATTAA
- a CDS encoding oligosaccharide flippase family protein yields MTEIKKYWLPNGVYAFLINAVLFISGFAGFVLLVRFYDKSQFGAWALYLAVTSFADVARAGFVTNALVRYASTQETKSEYSKVLSASLFLHILFTMILMLLIYLIAPIVGRIWSSYEFYKLLMYYPIYAFCQIPFLYFSAIEQANLSFRNQYYSNLLRNTLFIGMIAYIVFSKYNFPVYHLPFLQSLAVIIGGVYLMIANRKTIQISKEIDLKWLKKLIDFGKYVFGSNVVSILFTNIDQILLGYFFNTKVVATYNTAMRIGNFSDIPMTSVASVVYPKSGQRFQIVGNKGLRHLYERSVGSILAFVIPALIVLEIFAEPIVKFIATDAYLDTIPAVYIILLFSLFKPFIKYFGITVESLEKPHFNFNLMITLLLFNLILDLFLIPKYSLVGAAFGSLFSLIIGMIISLAILKKLLDVRVKRIFKYTFSFYIEALEFIIFFNEYKDSFEEKIKKEHSDENI; encoded by the coding sequence ATGACCGAAATTAAAAAATACTGGCTGCCAAATGGTGTTTACGCATTTCTGATTAACGCTGTCCTGTTTATTTCAGGGTTTGCAGGGTTTGTGTTGCTGGTGCGGTTTTATGATAAATCACAATTTGGTGCATGGGCATTATATCTTGCCGTGACTTCTTTTGCTGATGTTGCTCGAGCAGGCTTTGTTACAAATGCACTTGTAAGATATGCATCAACGCAGGAAACAAAAAGTGAATACTCAAAAGTTTTGAGTGCATCACTATTCCTGCACATTTTATTTACAATGATTTTAATGCTGCTTATTTACCTTATAGCGCCAATTGTTGGTAGAATCTGGTCAAGTTATGAGTTTTACAAATTGTTGATGTACTACCCAATATATGCATTCTGTCAGATTCCATTTCTTTACTTTTCTGCAATAGAACAAGCAAATCTCTCATTTAGAAATCAATATTACAGCAATTTGTTACGCAACACTCTTTTCATTGGGATGATAGCTTACATTGTGTTTTCAAAGTATAATTTTCCTGTTTATCATTTACCTTTCCTTCAATCTCTTGCTGTTATTATAGGTGGAGTTTATTTAATGATTGCAAATAGAAAGACTATACAGATCTCAAAAGAGATTGACTTGAAATGGCTTAAAAAATTAATCGATTTTGGGAAATATGTTTTCGGAAGCAATGTTGTTTCAATTCTTTTCACAAATATTGACCAAATTTTGCTTGGATATTTTTTCAATACAAAAGTTGTTGCCACATATAATACTGCAATGCGAATTGGAAATTTTTCAGATATCCCGATGACTTCGGTTGCGTCAGTTGTTTATCCAAAATCAGGACAAAGATTTCAAATTGTTGGCAACAAAGGTTTAAGGCACTTGTATGAAAGGTCTGTCGGGTCAATTCTTGCATTTGTAATTCCTGCTTTGATTGTACTTGAAATCTTTGCTGAACCAATAGTAAAATTTATCGCAACCGATGCCTATTTAGATACAATTCCGGCGGTTTACATTATTCTGCTTTTCAGCTTGTTCAAACCTTTTATAAAATATTTTGGGATTACAGTTGAATCGTTGGAGAAACCGCATTTCAATTTTAATTTAATGATAACTCTTTTATTGTTTAATTTGATTTTAGATTTGTTTTTAATACCAAAATATAGCCTTGTTGGAGCCGCCTTTGGCAGCTTGTTTTCACTTATAATAGGTATGATTATAAGTTTAGCGATATTAAAGAAATTACTTGATGTTAGAGTAAAAAGAATTTTTAAATATACATTCAGTTTTTATATTGAGGCGCTGGAGTTTATAATTTTCTTCAATGAGTATAAGGATTCTTTTGAAGAAAAAATTAAAAAAGAACACAGCGATGAAAACATTTGA
- a CDS encoding response regulator, translating to MKKTVLLVEDEKPIQVLITHHLGKLNYDVVVKETAEAAIEYLKKSNALPDLIITDVLLPGMNGINFCRLVKTDPKTLDIPVIILSSVDYDFYRQGAEASNADYFMTKPFRIKDFINIINKIITV from the coding sequence ATGAAAAAAACTGTTTTATTAGTTGAAGACGAGAAACCAATTCAAGTTTTAATTACTCATCATCTTGGTAAACTCAATTACGATGTGGTTGTTAAAGAGACTGCTGAAGCTGCAATTGAGTATTTAAAGAAAAGTAACGCTCTTCCAGATTTAATAATAACCGATGTACTTTTACCTGGAATGAATGGAATTAATTTTTGTCGTCTTGTAAAGACTGATCCAAAAACACTCGATATACCAGTAATAATCTTATCATCTGTGGATTATGATTTTTACCGGCAGGGCGCTGAAGCTTCTAATGCGGATTATTTTATGACTAAACCTTTTCGAATTAAGGATTTTATTAACATCATCAATAAAATAATAACGGTATGA
- a CDS encoding sigma-54-dependent Fis family transcriptional regulator, which produces MEKKLIFLIDDEVNFTRLMEHWIKERWNYRLKIFNSTTDYLNYEGEDPDLILLDIMLPGDYNGVELLKKIKSQNSDLPVIMLSAQGNVDVAVETIKLGAFDYFSKPVDLQKLEISIRNAIKNYELQKRVKSLLEEQEKIYKFDNIIAIDDKMQEVFKLMKKVLNTNVNVLIYGESGTGKELIARAIHANSDRKDKPFVVVNCASIPKDLLESELFGHEKGSFTGAFQRKIGKFELADGGTIFLDEIGELELSLQAKLLRVIQDKTFERVGGNEPITTTARIISATNKDLKKAVDEKLFREDLYYRLSTFPILVPPLRERKGDIVVLAEHFVKKFSEEAKIQTPSITKEVIEIFLRYPWPGNVRELENVLQRAVLICDDNKIRVKDLPLSLQAYLPEALTGEVSTKIVSESHEIIPLEKIKENALRHALKVTRGNIQEAAKRLQIGRATIYRMMKEYNIKPEKE; this is translated from the coding sequence ATGGAAAAGAAATTAATTTTCTTAATTGATGATGAAGTTAATTTCACTCGTTTGATGGAACATTGGATTAAAGAAAGATGGAACTACAGATTAAAAATATTTAACTCAACAACTGACTACTTGAACTATGAGGGCGAAGATCCGGATTTAATTCTTCTTGACATTATGCTTCCAGGCGATTATAACGGCGTTGAATTGCTGAAAAAAATCAAATCGCAAAATTCTGATTTACCTGTGATTATGCTTTCAGCTCAAGGGAATGTTGATGTTGCAGTTGAAACAATAAAACTTGGAGCTTTCGATTATTTCTCCAAACCAGTTGATTTACAAAAGCTCGAGATTTCAATTCGAAATGCAATTAAAAATTATGAATTACAAAAACGAGTGAAGTCATTATTAGAAGAGCAAGAAAAGATTTATAAGTTTGATAATATCATTGCTATTGACGATAAAATGCAAGAAGTTTTCAAATTGATGAAAAAAGTTTTGAATACAAATGTAAATGTTTTGATATATGGTGAAAGTGGAACTGGTAAAGAGTTGATCGCACGAGCAATACACGCAAATAGTGATAGAAAAGACAAACCATTCGTCGTTGTTAACTGTGCATCAATTCCAAAGGATTTGCTTGAAAGTGAATTGTTTGGTCACGAAAAAGGTTCATTCACAGGCGCTTTTCAAAGAAAAATTGGGAAGTTTGAACTGGCTGATGGTGGAACAATCTTTTTAGACGAAATCGGTGAACTTGAATTGAGTCTTCAGGCTAAACTTCTAAGAGTAATTCAGGATAAAACTTTTGAAAGAGTTGGTGGAAACGAACCAATTACAACAACTGCTCGAATCATCTCGGCAACAAATAAAGACTTAAAAAAAGCTGTTGATGAAAAACTTTTTAGAGAAGATTTGTATTACCGACTTTCAACTTTCCCAATTCTTGTTCCTCCGCTTCGTGAAAGAAAAGGCGACATTGTAGTTCTTGCTGAACATTTTGTTAAGAAATTTTCTGAAGAAGCGAAAATTCAAACTCCATCAATTACAAAAGAAGTTATTGAAATTTTTCTAAGATATCCCTGGCCAGGAAATGTCCGTGAACTAGAAAATGTTTTGCAGCGAGCTGTTTTAATTTGTGATGATAATAAAATTAGAGTTAAAGACCTCCCATTATCTCTTCAAGCTTATCTTCCTGAAGCATTGACTGGAGAAGTCTCCACAAAAATTGTCAGTGAAAGTCATGAAATTATTCCACTTGAAAAAATCAAAGAGAATGCTCTGAGACATGCTTTGAAAGTGACAAGGGGAAATATTCAGGAGGCTGCAAAAAGATTACAAATTGGAAGAGCAACAATTTATAGAATGATGAAGGAATACAACATTAAACCCGAAAAAGAATGA
- a CDS encoding glycosyltransferase family 2 protein, with protein sequence MNLLELIFWLSFFFIFYTFIGYPLLMYFLFRFESIRYFIRIPEDAGKVFINPELGGKIIFDQRFSAKEFTPFVSMIIAAYNEEKFIEEKIKNCLELNYPSEKIEFLFVTDGSNDKTPEIVQKYSETYPNVKLFHQSERQGKLKAINRVVPYAKGEILVFSDANSFYNKDAISFLVRHFQFEKIGCVAGEKRVISKDGKLEAEGLYWKYESFLKKLDSEIFSIVGAAGEIFAIRKDLFLELPENTINEDFVITMNIAAKGYRVVYEPKAYAVEEPTKSIFEEFKRRIRISTGGLQAIFLLKNLFDIRKYKFLTFQFISHRILRWTITPLSLLLIYISNLLIFLKSDLIFYKITFYFQTVFYCSALIGFLAELVKIKINFFYLIFSFILMNFVSVIALITYPFRARTNIWQKVER encoded by the coding sequence ATGAATTTACTTGAATTAATTTTCTGGTTATCATTCTTCTTTATTTTTTATACTTTTATTGGTTATCCATTGCTGATGTATTTTTTATTTAGATTTGAAAGCATTCGCTATTTTATTCGTATTCCAGAAGATGCTGGTAAAGTTTTCATTAATCCAGAGTTAGGAGGCAAAATAATTTTCGATCAGCGCTTTTCAGCAAAGGAGTTTACTCCATTTGTTTCGATGATTATAGCAGCTTACAATGAAGAGAAATTTATCGAAGAGAAAATTAAAAATTGTCTGGAGCTAAATTATCCGTCAGAAAAAATTGAATTCCTTTTTGTGACAGACGGTTCTAATGATAAAACTCCTGAGATCGTTCAAAAATATTCTGAGACTTATCCTAATGTAAAATTATTTCATCAATCAGAAAGACAGGGAAAGTTGAAAGCAATTAATCGCGTGGTTCCCTATGCAAAAGGTGAAATTCTGGTTTTTTCGGATGCGAATTCATTCTATAATAAAGATGCCATCAGTTTTCTTGTTAGACATTTCCAATTTGAAAAAATAGGCTGCGTGGCTGGCGAGAAAAGAGTGATCTCTAAAGATGGAAAACTCGAAGCAGAAGGTCTATACTGGAAATATGAATCTTTCTTGAAAAAACTTGATTCTGAAATCTTTTCTATTGTTGGAGCTGCTGGTGAGATTTTCGCTATAAGAAAAGATTTATTTCTCGAATTGCCTGAAAATACAATCAACGAAGATTTTGTCATTACAATGAATATTGCAGCGAAGGGTTATCGAGTAGTTTATGAACCAAAAGCCTATGCCGTCGAAGAACCGACAAAATCAATCTTCGAGGAATTTAAAAGAAGAATACGAATTTCCACTGGAGGTTTACAGGCAATCTTTTTATTGAAAAATCTTTTTGATATAAGGAAATATAAATTTCTGACATTTCAATTTATTAGTCATAGAATTTTAAGATGGACTATTACTCCGCTTTCATTATTACTAATTTATATATCGAACTTACTGATATTCTTAAAGAGTGATTTAATTTTCTACAAAATAACTTTTTATTTTCAGACTGTATTTTATTGTTCAGCTTTAATTGGTTTTTTAGCTGAATTGGTTAAAATTAAAATTAACTTTTTTTATTTGATTTTTTCATTCATCTTAATGAATTTTGTTTCAGTCATAGCATTAATAACATATCCATTCAGAGCCAGAACAAACATCTGGCAAAAAGTCGAAAGGTAA
- a CDS encoding STAS domain-containing protein: MNFVEQKVGDVLVIGINLARATLQEADSFKQLLFNAIEKGERKIVVDFSQSDFVDSTFLGALVVSLKRMTQAGGDIRLVGFRPAVRSMMELTRMHKVFDCYETVQDAVKSFG, from the coding sequence ATGAATTTTGTTGAACAAAAAGTAGGTGATGTCCTTGTAATAGGAATAAATTTAGCAAGGGCTACTCTTCAGGAAGCAGATTCATTCAAACAATTACTTTTTAATGCAATCGAAAAAGGAGAGAGAAAAATTGTTGTTGATTTTTCTCAATCTGATTTTGTCGATTCTACATTTCTGGGGGCACTTGTTGTAAGTTTAAAGAGGATGACGCAAGCTGGCGGTGATATAAGACTTGTCGGTTTTCGTCCGGCAGTTCGATCGATGATGGAATTGACGAGAATGCATAAAGTTTTTGATTGTTATGAAACTGTTCAGGATGCAGTTAAAAGTTTTGGATAG
- a CDS encoding response regulator, with product MEQPKQILVIDDDAAMRKLIGFNLKKAGYEVIEADGPGQAFEHLEKTTPDLVLCDIMMSGMDGFTFCEKVRAQEKYKALPFIFVSAKSSLADKEKAVALGADDYITKPFILDELLLKIRALLKRSEIYKAYGAKKVIEEITQTAKPKILIVDDDKVLTKLLAAALEKNDFEVKVAHNAFDGFNIAKEFKPDLILSDILMPEADGFEFRNLLSADKELKSIPFVFLTSKTEEQDILKGYEYGVYDYVLKTAGMNVITAKVKAIVESLQKERKKVVDEIQHAAETIKLKVVPDAPPKLDGFLIEQWHQTYQGIPGGDFLDYIKLSSDTYAIAFGDVMGKKWGAWYFAFAYAGYIRSAIRFVAQSGEEHSPAKIMEKLNRAIYQDAKVSEIFATLSLIVINVLKNEIKYTGAGDLPLLVKKAKTGEILKIESEGLLLGFLEDSEYEDINIKLDLNDEIAIFTDGVVEAKNEDGEQFGHTRIQEVFQNYEGDSFLRALKERLLQFTNMKLDDDTTALWIKRIS from the coding sequence ATGGAACAACCAAAACAAATTCTTGTCATAGATGATGATGCTGCAATGAGAAAATTAATCGGCTTTAATCTGAAGAAAGCTGGTTATGAAGTAATTGAAGCCGATGGACCAGGACAGGCATTTGAACATCTCGAAAAAACAACTCCTGATCTTGTTCTGTGTGATATTATGATGAGCGGAATGGATGGATTTACATTTTGCGAAAAGGTTAGAGCACAGGAAAAATACAAAGCTTTGCCTTTTATCTTTGTTTCTGCAAAAAGCTCACTTGCTGATAAGGAAAAAGCTGTTGCTCTCGGTGCTGATGATTACATAACCAAACCATTTATTCTTGATGAATTGCTTTTAAAGATAAGAGCTTTACTGAAAAGATCAGAAATTTACAAAGCTTATGGTGCAAAAAAAGTTATTGAAGAAATCACCCAAACCGCAAAGCCAAAGATTTTGATTGTTGATGATGATAAAGTTTTAACCAAGTTACTAGCCGCTGCTCTTGAAAAAAATGATTTCGAAGTAAAAGTTGCTCACAACGCCTTTGATGGATTTAACATTGCTAAGGAATTTAAACCTGATTTAATCCTATCGGACATATTAATGCCCGAAGCTGATGGATTTGAATTTAGAAATCTTTTAAGTGCTGATAAAGAATTGAAATCTATTCCATTTGTATTCCTTACTTCCAAGACAGAAGAGCAAGATATCTTAAAAGGTTATGAATATGGAGTTTATGATTATGTCCTTAAGACCGCTGGAATGAATGTGATTACAGCAAAAGTTAAAGCAATTGTAGAATCACTTCAAAAGGAAAGGAAAAAAGTTGTTGACGAAATTCAACATGCTGCCGAAACAATTAAATTAAAAGTTGTTCCAGACGCACCACCAAAATTAGATGGTTTTTTAATTGAACAATGGCATCAGACATATCAAGGAATTCCTGGCGGAGATTTTCTTGATTACATTAAACTTTCTTCTGATACTTATGCAATAGCATTTGGTGATGTAATGGGTAAAAAATGGGGTGCCTGGTATTTTGCATTTGCTTATGCAGGTTATATTAGAAGCGCAATTCGATTTGTGGCTCAATCGGGTGAAGAACATTCTCCAGCGAAAATTATGGAAAAGCTGAATCGAGCAATTTATCAGGATGCGAAAGTTTCTGAAATCTTTGCAACTCTTTCCCTTATCGTTATCAATGTTTTGAAAAATGAAATTAAATACACCGGCGCCGGTGATTTACCTTTGCTGGTTAAAAAAGCTAAAACAGGCGAAATTCTTAAAATTGAATCCGAAGGATTACTTCTCGGTTTTCTTGAAGATAGTGAATATGAAGATATTAATATTAAACTCGATTTAAATGATGAAATTGCAATTTTCACTGACGGAGTTGTAGAAGCAAAAAATGAAGATGGTGAGCAATTTGGACATACTCGAATTCAGGAAGTGTTCCAAAATTATGAAGGCGATTCATTTTTGCGGGCATTAAAAGAGAGACTTCTTCAATTCACAAATATGAAATTAGATGATGATACAACGGCTTTATGGATTAAGAGAATCAGTTAA